One segment of Panicum virgatum strain AP13 chromosome 3K, P.virgatum_v5, whole genome shotgun sequence DNA contains the following:
- the LOC120697486 gene encoding GATA transcription factor 23-like — protein sequence MMDAAEHNVIGIAAEPGRPCCVECRTTATPMWRGGPTGPRSLCNACGIRYRKKRRQELGLDNNRKPQQNQQPPQQPQHQDHSHAPSAVSDNKSSGLQVVKKRRVLMGVEEAAILLMALSSSSRSTLLHG from the exons ATGATGGATGCTGCCGAGCACAAC GTGATCGGGATCGCGGCGGAGCCCGGGAGGCCCTGCTGCGTCGAGTGCCGCACCACCGCGACGCCCATGTGGCGCGGCGGGCCGACGGGGCCCAGG TCGCTTTGCAATGCGTGCGGGATCCGGtacaggaagaagaggaggcaagAGCTAGGTCTTGACAACAACAGGAAACCACAACAAAACCAGCAGCCGCCGCAACAGCCACAACATCAAGATCACAGTCATGCACCGAGTGCAGTCAGTGACAACAAAAGTAGCGGCCTGCAAGTGGTGAAGAAACGGAGGGTCCTGATGGGAGTGGAGGAGGCCGCAATCCTGCTCATGGCCTTGTCCTCCTCATCCAGGTCCACACTGCTACATGGCTAG